A window of the Branchiibius hedensis genome harbors these coding sequences:
- a CDS encoding CE1759 family FMN reductase, translating to MSRRIVAITAGLSQPSSTRLLTDRIVASVQRQAGDGVEVQVIEVRDLATDITSHLLTGFPSQRLGAALDAVASADALIAVTPVFTASYSGLFKSFVDLVDKEALHEVPVLIAATAGTSRHSLVTEYALRPLFSYLRAQVLPTAVFAATDDFADDALSRRIDRAAGELARALAVETPRARVNSWSLDTGPAIADVPGAPASTPYDEVPDFRALLGEQAR from the coding sequence GTGAGCCGTCGTATCGTCGCCATCACCGCTGGCCTATCGCAGCCGTCGTCCACCCGGCTGCTGACCGACCGCATCGTCGCGTCGGTGCAGCGGCAGGCCGGTGACGGTGTCGAGGTGCAGGTCATTGAGGTCCGCGACCTCGCGACCGACATCACCTCCCACCTGCTGACCGGCTTCCCGTCACAGCGCCTGGGTGCCGCCCTGGATGCGGTCGCCAGCGCGGACGCGTTGATCGCCGTCACCCCGGTCTTCACCGCGTCCTACTCGGGGCTCTTCAAGTCCTTTGTGGACCTGGTCGACAAGGAGGCGCTGCACGAGGTACCGGTGCTGATCGCCGCGACCGCCGGCACGTCCCGGCATTCGCTGGTCACCGAATACGCCCTGCGACCGTTGTTCAGTTATCTGCGGGCGCAGGTCCTGCCGACCGCAGTCTTCGCTGCGACCGATGATTTCGCCGACGACGCGTTGTCGCGCCGGATCGACCGGGCCGCGGGGGAGTTGGCCCGGGCGCTCGCCGTCGAGACACCGCGGGCGCGGGTGAACTCATGGTCGCTCGACACCGGGCCGGCGATTGCTGATGTCCCGGGCGCACCGGCCAGCACGCCGTACGACGAGGTGCCCGACTTCCGCGCATTACTGGGTGAGCAGGCTCGCTAA
- a CDS encoding sulfurtransferase gives MVATPTPLISVAELANQTQSAPLLLDVRWALGDEDQRGVYEAGHLPDAAFIDMETALSSHGNGGGRHPMPTLEAFQEAMRTAGVSGDSSVVVYDAGNSLAASRCWWLLRYFGHQDVRVLDGGYAAWLAAGLPSQSGPSPQRSGDFVASPGAEVLLTADDAGELARTGLLLDGRPAPRFHGREETIDPVAGHIPGAVSAPALANLRPDGRFLDADDLALRFTALGVETHEAVGVYCGSGVQAAHLALALEASGVQSPVGVYLGSWSDWITNPDRPVAT, from the coding sequence ATGGTTGCGACTCCCACTCCGCTGATCAGCGTTGCCGAACTGGCGAACCAGACGCAGTCTGCGCCGCTCCTTCTCGACGTGCGGTGGGCACTCGGCGACGAGGACCAGCGGGGCGTCTACGAAGCGGGCCATCTTCCCGATGCCGCCTTCATCGACATGGAGACCGCCCTGTCCAGCCACGGCAATGGTGGTGGGCGGCACCCGATGCCGACACTGGAGGCCTTCCAGGAGGCAATGCGGACCGCCGGTGTGTCCGGTGACAGTTCCGTGGTGGTCTACGACGCAGGCAACTCGTTGGCCGCGTCGCGCTGCTGGTGGCTGTTGCGCTACTTCGGCCACCAGGACGTGCGAGTGCTCGATGGCGGGTACGCCGCGTGGCTGGCTGCCGGACTACCCAGCCAGAGCGGCCCCTCGCCACAGCGATCGGGTGACTTCGTGGCGTCGCCCGGCGCGGAGGTGTTGCTGACGGCCGACGATGCCGGCGAGTTGGCGCGCACCGGACTGCTGCTGGACGGTCGACCGGCGCCGCGCTTCCACGGTCGCGAGGAGACCATCGATCCCGTCGCCGGACACATCCCCGGCGCAGTGAGTGCGCCCGCGCTGGCGAATCTGCGGCCCGATGGCCGGTTCCTCGATGCCGACGACCTCGCCCTGCGGTTCACGGCACTCGGTGTCGAGACTCATGAAGCGGTCGGCGTCTACTGCGGGTCCGGGGTGCAGGCCGCTCATCTGGCGTTGGCCCTGGAAGCCAGCGGGGTGCAGTCGCCGGTCGGGGTCTACCTCGGCTCCTGGTCGGACTGGATCACCAACCCAGACCGCCCAGTGGCGACGTAG
- a CDS encoding ABC transporter permease, with protein sequence MTSAAISAPRAGVSRGRRIKNWFADHFAILAAILVLIYLFVPVAYTFVFSFNNYRKSNITWVSEGSPTLKHWQNPCGAPGVCDALVTSLKVGAIATLAATVLGTMLAFALVRHVWRGRAAASTLVFIPMATPEIVLGASLLTIFVQGFSRFGLDLGFWTITIAHIMFCISFVVVTVKARLQSLDPRLEEAAADLYAGPAASFWRVTFPLVLPGIVGAALLSFSLSFDDFIITNFVSGDETTFPKFVYVSYLRGIPAQANVIGFSMFLIAVILVILGQTISSRRKS encoded by the coding sequence ATGACGAGCGCAGCTATCTCCGCGCCCCGGGCAGGTGTCTCGCGGGGTCGGCGGATCAAGAACTGGTTTGCCGACCACTTCGCGATCCTCGCCGCGATCCTGGTGCTGATCTATCTCTTCGTGCCGGTCGCCTACACGTTCGTCTTCTCGTTCAACAACTACCGCAAGTCCAACATCACCTGGGTGTCGGAGGGCAGTCCGACGCTCAAGCACTGGCAGAACCCGTGTGGTGCGCCCGGCGTATGCGATGCGCTGGTGACATCTCTGAAGGTCGGCGCCATTGCCACGCTGGCGGCGACGGTGCTGGGCACGATGCTGGCCTTCGCCCTGGTGCGACACGTGTGGCGCGGTCGCGCGGCGGCCAGCACACTGGTCTTCATCCCGATGGCGACGCCCGAAATCGTCCTGGGTGCAAGCCTGTTGACCATCTTCGTGCAGGGTTTCAGCCGGTTCGGGCTGGACCTCGGCTTCTGGACGATCACCATCGCGCACATCATGTTCTGCATCAGCTTCGTGGTGGTCACGGTCAAAGCCAGGCTGCAGAGCCTCGATCCACGGTTGGAGGAGGCGGCAGCCGATCTCTACGCCGGGCCGGCAGCATCCTTCTGGCGGGTGACCTTCCCGCTGGTGCTGCCCGGAATCGTGGGAGCGGCGCTGCTGAGCTTCTCGCTGTCCTTCGACGACTTCATCATCACCAACTTCGTGTCCGGTGACGAGACGACGTTCCCGAAGTTCGTCTACGTGTCCTACCTACGAGGTATCCCTGCGCAGGCCAATGTGATCGGTTTCTCGATGTTCCTGATCGCCGTGATCCTGGTGATCCTCGGCCAGACGATCAGCAGCAGGCGCAAGAGTTAG
- a CDS encoding DUF6703 family protein: protein MSSPSHEPQPEVRVSPRRARLEHLAAPVVERTMQTPAIPLVVVGALLVIGVLTRHVIGAIAFGIIALLLVCVLYLGWPRLTPLERLMRFSVLLLTVAVAVVMAAG, encoded by the coding sequence GTGTCCTCACCGTCCCACGAACCCCAGCCCGAGGTCCGCGTATCGCCGCGGCGTGCCCGCCTGGAGCACCTCGCGGCGCCCGTCGTCGAACGCACCATGCAGACTCCGGCCATCCCGCTCGTTGTCGTCGGTGCCCTGCTGGTCATCGGGGTGCTCACCCGACACGTCATCGGTGCGATCGCCTTCGGCATCATCGCCCTGCTGCTGGTCTGCGTTCTGTACCTGGGCTGGCCGCGGCTGACGCCGTTGGAACGGCTGATGCGGTTCTCGGTGCTGCTACTGACCGTGGCGGTGGCCGTGGTGATGGCGGCCGGCTAA
- a CDS encoding ABC transporter ATP-binding protein → MNSTVTPLHRSGATPTPDAISLDGVTKSFGDVHAVRGIDLHVAPGEVVAFLGPNGAGKTTTIDMITGLSQPDAGRVEVFGMGPRAAIERGLVAAVMQTGGLLKDLTVGETVDLTASLFAQTRSRQECLERAGIADIADRLVAKCSGGQQQRLRFAMALVSDPALIILDEPTTGMDVTGRRDFWSAIHADAQRGRTVLFATHYLEEADQYADRVVLVRHGQIVADGTASEIKALASGRVVKATLPEANTAVLSAIPGVESVDVRGDVVTFGTKDSDALARHLLTNTTAYDLEITSQGLEAAFIALTGDDFEGASA, encoded by the coding sequence ATGAACTCCACTGTCACTCCACTGCACCGGTCCGGCGCTACGCCGACACCGGACGCGATCAGCCTGGACGGGGTCACCAAGAGCTTCGGTGACGTCCACGCCGTACGCGGTATCGACCTGCACGTCGCCCCCGGCGAGGTCGTTGCCTTTCTCGGTCCCAACGGTGCCGGCAAGACCACGACGATCGACATGATCACGGGTTTGTCCCAGCCTGACGCGGGTCGGGTCGAGGTCTTCGGGATGGGTCCGCGGGCAGCCATCGAGCGGGGCCTGGTGGCCGCGGTCATGCAGACCGGCGGTCTGTTGAAGGACCTCACCGTCGGGGAAACGGTCGATCTGACGGCCAGCCTCTTCGCCCAGACCCGCTCGAGGCAGGAGTGCCTGGAGCGCGCTGGCATCGCCGACATCGCCGACCGGCTGGTCGCCAAGTGCTCCGGTGGCCAACAGCAGCGGCTGCGCTTTGCGATGGCGCTGGTGAGCGACCCGGCGCTGATCATCCTGGACGAACCCACCACCGGCATGGACGTGACCGGGCGACGCGACTTCTGGTCGGCGATCCACGCCGACGCTCAACGCGGACGCACCGTGCTGTTCGCGACGCACTACCTGGAAGAAGCCGACCAGTACGCCGATCGCGTCGTTCTCGTGCGCCATGGCCAGATCGTGGCCGACGGCACGGCCAGCGAGATCAAGGCTCTGGCTTCCGGGCGGGTGGTCAAGGCCACGCTGCCGGAGGCGAATACCGCCGTGCTGAGCGCGATTCCGGGCGTCGAGAGTGTGGACGTGCGCGGCGACGTGGTCACGTTCGGGACCAAGGACTCCGACGCGCTGGCGCGTCACCTGCTCACCAACACCACGGCGTACGACCTGGAAATCACCAGCCAAGGCCTGGAGGCGGCGTTCATCGCGCTGACCGGCGACGACTTCGAAGGAGCATCGGCATGA
- a CDS encoding sensor histidine kinase codes for MKQHVKADALADRQGAGVREDRVGRFFGLFWSCIWLFWLLPAFAQTWRHRTEPSAWIGAAAVLAFMALHVVHFWANSAVFGPEDKDPRFTGANALRYFALIALAVIACATLGQSASATVAFVGIVAFWTMRYRYAIAVAILVAAAYLFACAHVSGWTADTGTLVGLAFGSIAVGFGRLAGQRQDALRRSRVENADLRVREERNRMARDLHDILGHSLTVITVKAELANRLIDVDLDRARAELADLETLSRSALADVRRAVEGYREISLAGELARARESLAAAGIKAELPNTVDEVPEDLREPFAWAVREAVTNAIRHSGASTCRITVSPQAVVISDDGRGMAATGSGNGLRGLRERAAAAGAVLITRSARPHGFELAMATPQVADDLPSVTMSEAS; via the coding sequence GTGAAGCAGCACGTGAAAGCCGACGCCCTGGCCGACCGCCAGGGCGCCGGCGTGCGAGAGGACCGGGTCGGGCGCTTCTTCGGTCTCTTCTGGTCCTGCATCTGGCTGTTCTGGTTGTTGCCCGCGTTCGCGCAGACGTGGCGGCACCGCACCGAACCCTCGGCGTGGATCGGTGCCGCGGCGGTCCTGGCCTTCATGGCTCTGCACGTCGTCCACTTCTGGGCGAACAGCGCGGTCTTCGGCCCGGAGGACAAGGATCCGCGCTTCACGGGCGCGAACGCGCTGCGCTATTTCGCCCTGATCGCCCTGGCGGTGATCGCGTGTGCCACGTTGGGGCAGAGTGCTTCTGCGACAGTCGCGTTCGTCGGCATCGTTGCGTTTTGGACGATGCGGTACCGCTACGCGATCGCGGTGGCGATCCTCGTCGCGGCGGCCTACCTGTTCGCGTGCGCGCACGTCAGCGGCTGGACGGCGGACACCGGGACACTGGTCGGTCTCGCCTTCGGTTCGATCGCCGTCGGCTTCGGCCGCCTGGCCGGCCAGCGGCAGGACGCACTGCGGCGCAGTCGGGTTGAGAACGCCGACTTGCGGGTGCGCGAGGAACGCAACCGGATGGCCCGCGATCTGCACGACATCCTCGGGCACTCCCTGACGGTGATCACCGTCAAGGCTGAGCTCGCGAACCGGTTGATCGATGTGGACCTGGACCGGGCACGGGCTGAACTCGCAGACCTGGAGACGTTGTCCCGTTCGGCGCTGGCCGACGTACGTCGCGCGGTCGAGGGATACCGCGAGATCTCCCTGGCCGGTGAATTGGCCCGCGCCCGTGAGTCGTTGGCCGCCGCCGGGATCAAGGCCGAGTTGCCGAACACCGTCGATGAGGTGCCGGAGGATCTGCGTGAGCCGTTCGCCTGGGCGGTGCGGGAAGCCGTCACGAACGCGATCCGGCACAGCGGCGCATCGACGTGCCGCATCACCGTCAGTCCGCAAGCCGTCGTGATCTCCGACGACGGGCGCGGCATGGCGGCCACGGGAAGTGGCAACGGCTTGCGCGGTCTGCGGGAGCGAGCCGCCGCGGCCGGCGCAGTGCTGATCACCCGCTCAGCGAGGCCGCACGGATTCGAGTTGGCCATGGCCACACCCCAGGTCGCCGATGACCTGCCGTCCGTGACGATGAGCGAGGCATCGTGA
- a CDS encoding DUF6364 family protein: MATRNLTVSLPEELVRKAKIIAAERDTSVSALLAELVEGLTSGEARFDTAWRDEVALMRSGSGLQVGDVTWSRDELHER, translated from the coding sequence ATGGCCACCAGAAACCTCACGGTCTCACTCCCCGAGGAGTTGGTCCGCAAGGCGAAAATCATCGCCGCCGAGCGAGACACCTCGGTTTCCGCCCTGCTCGCCGAACTCGTGGAGGGCCTCACTAGCGGCGAAGCCCGCTTCGACACAGCATGGCGCGACGAGGTTGCGCTGATGAGAAGCGGCAGCGGACTGCAGGTCGGAGACGTCACCTGGTCCCGAGACGAGTTGCACGAACGGTGA
- a CDS encoding response regulator transcription factor, which produces MLVDDQALVRGALAALLELESDLEVVGEVGRGDEVVAAARSAAPDVVLMDVEMPGMDGIEATAALRAALPQIRVLIVTTFGRPGFLRRGLQAGAAGFVVKDTPARELADAVRRVHQGLRVVDPALATDSLVAGESPLTQRETEVLRTARSGGTVADLAGTLFLSEGTVRNHLSSAIGKTGARTRAEAVQIADNNGWL; this is translated from the coding sequence ATGCTGGTCGACGACCAGGCGTTGGTCCGTGGCGCGCTGGCAGCCCTGCTGGAGTTGGAATCCGATCTCGAAGTGGTTGGCGAGGTCGGTCGTGGTGATGAGGTCGTCGCGGCGGCCCGGTCTGCAGCCCCGGACGTCGTCCTGATGGATGTGGAGATGCCGGGGATGGACGGCATCGAGGCGACGGCGGCACTACGGGCGGCGCTGCCGCAGATCCGGGTACTGATCGTGACGACGTTCGGTCGGCCCGGCTTTCTGCGCCGCGGGTTGCAAGCGGGCGCAGCCGGTTTCGTCGTGAAGGACACCCCCGCGCGCGAGCTGGCGGACGCCGTACGTCGAGTGCACCAGGGCCTGCGCGTCGTGGACCCTGCGTTGGCCACCGACTCGCTGGTCGCGGGGGAGTCGCCGCTGACGCAGCGGGAGACCGAGGTGCTGCGCACCGCCCGCTCCGGCGGAACGGTCGCGGACCTGGCCGGCACGCTGTTCCTCTCCGAGGGGACGGTGCGTAACCACCTGTCGTCGGCGATCGGCAAGACCGGCGCACGCACCCGCGCCGAGGCCGTCCAGATCGCTGACAACAACGGCTGGCTCTAG
- a CDS encoding ABC transporter permease — protein MSTAAITPGDDPITLERRVPAHGGLNLRLLRIEVRRLLRNRRTIIFATLMPLAFFLLFSTGSSGRIGRGDYNAYTMINFALYGALVAACAIGASVSIERAQGWSRQLRLTPLTGRAYIATKLLTALVGSLAPVVILFIAGALRHSSLPTDAWLTSFLLTWLMGGQFASLGLFIGYLVPTENAMQILGPLLAILAFGGGLFVPYDVLGSTMQTVARFTPMWGAGEIARWPLMGGSFEIGWLVSLVLWIGAFFLGATYFFRRDTKRV, from the coding sequence ATGAGCACTGCAGCCATCACCCCGGGCGACGACCCGATCACCCTGGAGCGGCGAGTCCCCGCGCACGGCGGCCTCAATCTGCGCCTGCTGCGCATCGAAGTCCGCCGGCTCCTGCGCAACCGACGCACCATCATCTTCGCGACGCTCATGCCGCTCGCGTTCTTCCTGCTGTTCTCGACCGGCTCCTCCGGGCGGATCGGCCGGGGTGACTACAACGCCTACACGATGATCAACTTCGCGTTGTACGGCGCGCTGGTCGCCGCGTGTGCCATCGGCGCCAGTGTGTCGATCGAGCGGGCGCAGGGGTGGAGCCGCCAGCTGCGTCTGACCCCGCTCACGGGACGGGCGTACATCGCCACCAAACTCCTCACCGCTTTGGTGGGCAGCCTGGCTCCCGTGGTCATCCTCTTCATCGCCGGTGCGCTACGGCATTCGAGTCTGCCGACGGATGCGTGGCTCACCTCGTTCCTGTTGACCTGGCTGATGGGCGGCCAGTTCGCTTCGTTGGGGCTGTTCATCGGCTACCTGGTGCCCACCGAGAACGCCATGCAGATCCTCGGCCCGTTGCTGGCGATCCTGGCCTTCGGGGGTGGCCTGTTCGTCCCGTACGACGTCTTGGGCTCCACGATGCAGACCGTCGCCCGCTTCACCCCGATGTGGGGAGCCGGTGAGATCGCCCGCTGGCCGCTGATGGGCGGATCCTTCGAGATCGGCTGGTTGGTCAGTCTGGTGCTGTGGATCGGCGCGTTCTTCCTGGGCGCAACGTACTTCTTCCGCCGCGACACCAAGCGCGTCTGA
- a CDS encoding PIN domain-containing protein translates to MTLEFVDTNVLLYAYDEGAGERRSMAIDLVERLGTSRRGAISVQVLQEFYVNVTRKCAVPLTASSAQSRLRVLSRWAVHTPAAHDVVAAASLADSHQLSFWDSMILLSASRMECDVLWSEDLNAGQVIEGVEIRSPFT, encoded by the coding sequence GTGACGCTGGAGTTCGTCGACACCAACGTTCTTCTGTACGCCTACGACGAGGGCGCGGGCGAACGTCGCAGCATGGCAATCGACCTTGTCGAGAGGTTGGGAACGTCGCGGCGCGGCGCGATCAGCGTGCAGGTGCTGCAGGAGTTCTACGTCAACGTCACCCGCAAGTGCGCGGTGCCGCTGACTGCCTCCAGCGCGCAGAGCCGACTGCGTGTTCTCAGTCGCTGGGCCGTGCATACACCCGCCGCCCATGATGTCGTGGCAGCAGCAAGCCTCGCGGATTCACATCAACTCTCATTCTGGGACTCCATGATTCTGCTCAGCGCCAGCCGCATGGAGTGTGACGTGCTGTGGAGTGAGGATCTCAACGCCGGTCAAGTCATCGAGGGCGTCGAGATTCGTAGCCCGTTCACCTGA
- a CDS encoding DoxX family protein: protein MLVRRLAYAAQGALFILSGFDAVKNPGGRAQMAGPFLEKAVNAAPDKISDPLPSSPEQLVRLNGGVQLVGGSLLAIGKFPRISALALAASLVPTTVAGHAFWSAPKDQQGAQRSQFLKNLAIFGGLIITAVDTKGQPGLAWRTGHAVESAKSSIGDLTQSATDTVSEFAHSAEKAIVDAQSAVADKLPG, encoded by the coding sequence ATGCTCGTACGACGTCTCGCCTACGCAGCCCAGGGCGCCCTGTTCATCCTCAGCGGTTTCGACGCGGTGAAGAACCCCGGCGGCCGGGCGCAGATGGCCGGGCCGTTCCTGGAGAAGGCAGTCAACGCGGCGCCGGACAAGATCTCCGACCCGCTGCCGAGTTCCCCGGAGCAACTGGTGCGGCTCAACGGCGGTGTCCAGTTGGTCGGCGGCAGCCTGCTGGCCATCGGCAAGTTCCCGCGGATCAGTGCGTTGGCATTGGCGGCGTCGTTGGTGCCCACCACGGTGGCGGGGCACGCGTTCTGGTCGGCACCCAAGGACCAGCAGGGTGCTCAGCGCAGCCAGTTCCTAAAGAATCTGGCCATCTTCGGCGGTCTGATCATCACTGCGGTCGACACCAAGGGGCAGCCGGGGTTGGCCTGGCGCACCGGCCACGCGGTTGAGTCGGCCAAGAGCAGCATCGGCGACCTGACCCAGTCCGCGACCGACACCGTCAGCGAGTTCGCGCACTCGGCGGAGAAGGCAATCGTCGATGCACAGTCCGCGGTAGCCGACAAGCTGCCCGGCTAG
- the dusB gene encoding tRNA dihydrouridine synthase DusB: MTLAPAVAPPLRLGDLTIATPVVLAPMAGITNRAFRRLCRQSGGADSLYVSEMITSRALVERTPITMKLIEHDPDESPRSIQLYSTDPLTTAKAAHILASEDRCDHIDLNFGCPVPKVTRKGGGSALPWKTEWFRAIVAAAVREASPYGIPVTVKMRVGIDAEHQTYLDAGRIAEAEGAACVALHARTAAQAYSGTADWSAIARLKEAVTSIPVLGNGDIWSADDALRMVAETGCDGVVVGRGCLGRPWLFADLAAAFTGSSERVSPTLREVTDTLRRHAAYLVEFYGDEIKGCRDIRKHIAWYLKGFRVGSSLRNQLALVDSLAALDDLIGTLELDQPWPGEAADGPRGRAGSERHVVLPEGWLDNRDLSPKQQAEVAAAEEHNSGG; the protein is encoded by the coding sequence GTGACCCTTGCTCCTGCCGTCGCGCCGCCGTTGCGCCTTGGTGACCTCACGATCGCGACACCCGTGGTGCTCGCGCCGATGGCGGGGATCACCAACCGGGCGTTCCGGCGGCTGTGCCGGCAGTCCGGCGGGGCGGACAGTCTCTACGTCAGCGAGATGATCACCTCGCGGGCTCTGGTCGAGCGCACCCCGATCACGATGAAGCTGATCGAGCACGACCCGGATGAGTCGCCGCGCTCGATCCAGCTCTACAGCACCGACCCGCTCACCACCGCCAAGGCCGCACATATCCTGGCCAGCGAAGACCGTTGCGATCACATCGATCTCAACTTCGGCTGCCCGGTGCCGAAGGTGACCCGCAAGGGCGGCGGCTCGGCGCTGCCCTGGAAGACCGAGTGGTTCCGAGCGATCGTGGCGGCGGCGGTCCGGGAGGCGTCGCCCTACGGGATCCCGGTCACCGTCAAGATGCGCGTCGGCATCGACGCGGAGCACCAGACCTACTTGGACGCCGGCCGGATCGCCGAGGCTGAGGGGGCGGCTTGCGTTGCGCTGCATGCGCGTACGGCGGCCCAGGCCTATTCGGGTACCGCCGACTGGTCTGCCATCGCTCGCCTGAAGGAAGCAGTCACATCCATCCCGGTACTGGGTAACGGGGACATCTGGTCCGCTGACGATGCGCTGCGAATGGTTGCCGAAACCGGTTGCGACGGAGTCGTGGTCGGCCGCGGCTGCCTTGGTCGCCCGTGGCTGTTCGCTGACCTGGCCGCGGCCTTCACCGGGAGCAGCGAGCGGGTGAGTCCGACCCTGCGCGAGGTGACGGACACGCTGCGCCGGCACGCGGCGTACCTCGTGGAGTTCTATGGCGACGAGATCAAGGGTTGCCGGGACATCCGCAAGCACATCGCGTGGTACCTCAAGGGTTTCCGGGTCGGGTCGTCCCTGCGCAACCAGTTGGCATTGGTGGATTCCCTTGCGGCACTAGACGATCTGATCGGCACGCTCGAGTTGGACCAGCCGTGGCCGGGGGAGGCCGCCGATGGTCCGCGTGGTCGCGCTGGCTCCGAGCGCCATGTCGTGCTCCCGGAGGGCTGGCTCGACAACCGTGACCTCTCACCGAAGCAGCAGGCCGAGGTGGCGGCGGCGGAGGAACACAACTCGGGAGGCTGA
- a CDS encoding LLM class flavin-dependent oxidoreductase translates to MQFGIFTIGDITPDPLTGRVPTEHERIMNTVAMAQKAEEVGLDVFATGEHHNPPFVAPANPTVLLSYIAAKTKNIQLSTSTTLITTNDPVRIAEDYAYAQHLAGGRLDLMMGRGNTGPVYPWFGKDIREGINLAVENYHLLRRLWREEVVDWSGKFRTPLQGFTATPRPLDGVPPFVWHGSIRSPEIAEQAAFYGDGFFHNNIFWPMSHTKQMVDLYRRRFEFHGHGAADTAIVGLGGQVFMRKNSQDAIKEFRPYFDVAPVYGYGPSLEEFARETPLTVGSPQQVIERYGAFREQVGDYQRQLFLIDHAGLPMETVLEQIEILGSEVVPALRKEAESHRPAHVPSDPPTHASLVAAGSDSPNAHVLPARQGQEATK, encoded by the coding sequence ATGCAGTTCGGAATCTTCACCATCGGTGACATCACTCCTGATCCGCTGACCGGTCGCGTGCCGACCGAGCACGAACGGATCATGAACACCGTGGCGATGGCCCAGAAGGCCGAGGAAGTGGGCCTGGATGTGTTCGCCACCGGGGAACACCACAACCCGCCGTTCGTCGCGCCGGCCAACCCCACCGTCTTGCTGTCCTACATCGCGGCGAAGACCAAGAACATCCAGTTGTCCACGTCGACGACCCTGATCACCACCAATGACCCGGTCCGGATCGCCGAGGACTACGCCTATGCCCAGCACCTGGCTGGCGGCCGGCTGGACCTGATGATGGGCCGCGGCAACACCGGTCCGGTCTACCCGTGGTTCGGTAAGGACATCCGCGAGGGCATCAACCTGGCCGTGGAGAACTACCACCTGCTGCGCCGTCTGTGGCGCGAGGAGGTCGTGGACTGGTCCGGTAAGTTCCGCACACCGCTGCAGGGCTTCACCGCCACCCCGCGCCCGCTGGACGGAGTGCCGCCCTTTGTCTGGCACGGTTCGATCCGCAGCCCGGAGATCGCCGAGCAGGCCGCGTTCTACGGTGACGGCTTCTTCCACAACAACATCTTCTGGCCGATGTCGCACACCAAGCAGATGGTCGACCTGTACCGCCGTCGCTTCGAGTTCCACGGCCACGGCGCCGCCGACACGGCCATCGTGGGCCTGGGTGGCCAGGTCTTCATGCGCAAGAACAGCCAGGACGCGATCAAGGAGTTCCGGCCCTACTTCGACGTTGCCCCGGTCTACGGCTACGGCCCCTCCCTGGAGGAGTTCGCCCGCGAGACCCCGCTGACGGTGGGTTCGCCGCAGCAGGTGATCGAGCGCTACGGCGCCTTCCGTGAGCAGGTGGGTGACTACCAGCGCCAGTTGTTCCTGATCGATCACGCGGGTCTGCCGATGGAGACCGTCCTGGAGCAGATCGAGATCCTCGGATCGGAGGTCGTTCCCGCGCTGCGCAAGGAAGCCGAGTCGCACCGCCCCGCACACGTGCCGTCCGACCCGCCCACCCACGCCTCGTTGGTGGCCGCCGGATCCGACAGCCCCAACGCGCACGTGCTGCCCGCCCGTCAGGGACAGGAGGCCACCAAGTGA